The Acidaminococcus fermentans DSM 20731 sequence AAAGCAGCAGGGCAGGACCTTCCTAAAAGAAAATCCTGTCCTGCCCATGGCTTTTATTTATTTTTAAAATGATAGTAGCCGTCGTCTTCCTGGATTTTGTTCGGTTCTTCCCTGTTTTCCAGAATCCCCCCAGGCACAAACCCTAACCCGATCATAACCACCGCCAAACCATGGGAAACGGCCTTCACTTCCACAAAGGTCAGGGCCAGCACCAGCAATGGAATACCCACGGCCAGGCGATTGCTGCCGCCGATGTCCCGGATCCGCCGGGACATGGCAGCGTACATTCCCGTCCCCACCACCAGGACCACAAACAAGGCAATCCACCCGGGAAAACGGCAGGCGGCAAACAGCAAGAGAAACGAAACCAGGTACTGGATCAGGTAGGCTTTCCTTCCTGTTCGGCCTTTGAATGACAGGGGATTGCCTTCCGCCGCCAGGCACCGGATGAGAACAATCATTCCCGCAATAGCGGGCACCCCATATTCCAGGAACAGCCCCAGTTTGACAGTCCCCCAAAAGAAATCATGCAGCATACATTAATACCCTCCATTCCGATATTGGATTTTCTCTATATCCATCATACCAGAATTGGTGGGTAAAATATGGGACGGAAAAGCATCAGGCTTTCCAGGTGCAGCTGTGGGTTCATCGCTGGTCGTTCATCGTTGGTCGTTTTGGATGCCAGATGCCGGGCATCTGCCTATGAACGGTTGCGGGTCCTCCGGGCGGCCAGGGTGTTCAGGACCATGGCGGCCACGATGCACAGGGCTCCGGTGATCAGGCTTGGGGTCATGGTCTCCCCCAGCAGGAGCACCCCCAGGACCATGGAGGTCAGGGGCTGGAGGGGATAAAAGGAGGCGCAGTAGGTGGCGGGCAGCTTCTGGAGCAGTTCATTCCACAGGAGATGGGCCAGGGCGGTGCACACCAGGCAGGTATACAGCAGAGGCATCCAGACCGTCCCCGTAAAGGACACGGCGGCGCCGGTTGCCCGGACAAAGAC is a genomic window containing:
- a CDS encoding DUF805 domain-containing protein: MLHDFFWGTVKLGLFLEYGVPAIAGMIVLIRCLAAEGNPLSFKGRTGRKAYLIQYLVSFLLLFAACRFPGWIALFVVLVVGTGMYAAMSRRIRDIGGSNRLAVGIPLLVLALTFVEVKAVSHGLAVVMIGLGFVPGGILENREEPNKIQEDDGYYHFKNK